The following is a genomic window from Nitrosomonas communis.
TATTAAGAAAAATGGGTAGAAAATCCATAGAACTGAGGAATTTTTCATTTTGATTATTGCTTGTTATAACGTGCTCATATTTCGTATATTAAAATTTCTTGAACTTTAATTTCCTCTGATAAACAGATTTAATAGCGATAGATTAATTAACAATATACTCAAAGAGTTATTCCATTTGCAAATCAAAACTGGAGTTGGCACTATAACAAAAATGATAATTTTGAAAATAACTGATTTAAAAGCGAATCTCTTTACCCCAAATCAGATCTGCAGATTATTGAGATAGCGTTATAAAGCTTAAACAGGAAAATAATTTATAAATAAGGTATAGAATAATGGCAAACTATTGCTGATTGAATAACCAATTGATTTATTAGCCAATCATACTTATGGTGATCAAAAACTGCAATTTATTGGTCATCAATCAGCAAGTCCTTCATATTAGTTTAATAATAAATTCTTTATAAAATATTCAGCATTACTGAATATAGGTGCTGAGGTAAGATTCTTCACTATTGCAGCTCTCTTCTATTGTAAATTAGCAGCATGCTGAACCGCAGTAGCAATCTGTTCTGCCCAATGATCAACTTTCTGCTTCATCCTGCCTTCCACCATTACTCTGATCAGTGGTTCAGTCCCAGATGCACGCAGCAATATTCTTCCATCGTTTCCAAGATCACTTTCTGCCTGCTGTGTAGATGAGTTAATCGTTAAGTCATTACGGAAATCGAAGCCTTTGGGAACATTCACATTAATCAATCGTTGCGGAAATAGTACCATATCTTGCGTAAACTCCGCCAATGTCAAAGAAGTATCACGTAATGCATACAAAACTTGCAGCGCAGTAATGATGCCATCACCAGTCGTATGCCTGTCGAGACATAGAATATGCCCGGATCCTTCTCCACCTAATTGCCAGTTATTCTTTATCAGTAATTCAAGCACATGACGATCCCCAACGCGTGCTCTCTTAAAAGGAATATTAAGCTCCCCAAAAGCTTTCTCAATAGCAAGGTTGGTCATCAATGTGCCGACCACCCCCCCTTTCAGAATATTTTTTTGCTTACGATGTTTAGCAATAATATAGAGCAACATATCTCCATCATAGACAATTCCCTCTTTATCGACCATTAAGGCGCGATCACCATCCCCATCCAGTGCAATACCAAGGTCAGCTTCATGTTGTATAACTGCATTCTGTAACGCTGCAATATGTGTCGCTCCGCATTCATGATTGATATTGAAACCATCTGGTTTCGCACAAATCGTGATGACATCTGCTCCTAGCTCGAGCATCACGTGCCCAGCAATATGATAGGTAGCACCGTGAGCACAATCAACCACGATACGCAAACCACGAAGGTCAAGATCATAAGGAAAAGTACCTTTACAAAACTCGATATAACGGCCTGTTGCATCTTTAAGACGCTGCACTTTCCCAAGCCCTGCTGAAGGCATGGTTTGAATTGGGTTATTTAATCCCGCCTCAATTTCAATTTCTATGTCATCCGGCAGTTTGGTCCCTCCTGATGAAAAAAACTTGAAGCCATTGTCTTCAAAGGGATTATGTGATGCCGAAATAACAATTCCAGCTTGTAAACGAAGAGCTCGAGTTAGATAAGCAATAGCAGAAGTAGGTAATGGTCCGGATAATAACACATCGACCCCAGCAGCAGAGAACCCTGCTTCTAGAGCAGATTCAAGCATATAGCCTGATACCCGGGTGTCTTTTCCTATTAAAACTGTAGGTCGTTCTCCTTTTGCAAGGTGCCAATCAGTGGTCGCTATTATTCTTCCAGCTGAATAACCAAGGTGCATGATAAATTCAGGCGTAATGGGGAATTCACCGACTCTTCCCCGAATCCCATCGGTACCAAAGTACTTCTTATCCATTTTGTGAATTAACTCCTTGAAGTTTGAGATTAATTATTAGCAATACTCTTCATTAACTAATGCATTATGAATCATAATAGCGTCTTTTGTAGCCTTAACATCATGTACACGTAGAATTTTGGCCCCTTTGGTCACAGCAAACAAGGCTGCTGCCACGCTAGCATGAACTCGGTTATCCACATTATTTCCTGTAATCGTTCCCAACATAGATTTTCGCGAAAGTCCTACCAAGACAGGTACATTTATCTGCACAAATTGATCAAGATGCCTGAGTAGCTCAAGATTATGTTTGAGCGTTTTACCAAAACCAAACCCAGGATCTATGATGAGACGATGGTATGGAATACCACTTGAAATTGCAATATCAATACGATGCTGGAGAAAGCTTTTAACTTCAGAAACCACATCAACATAATGAGGGCTGTTTTGCATACTTCTTGGGTTACCCTGCATATGCATTAAACAGATAGTTGCCTTGCTTCTTGCAGCAATTTCGATTGCACCTGGTGCTTGCAAGGCATTCACATCATTTATTATGGAAGCACCCGCGCTTATTGCAGCTTGCATGACTTCAGGCTTAGAGGTATCGACAGAGATGGGAATATTTTTTTGAGATAGAATCTCTACTACAGGTATTACTCGGCGTAGTTCTTCTTCAAGAGTAGTGCCTAAACTTCCAGGTCGCGTTGATTCTCCTCCAATATCTAATATATCTGCGCCTTCTTTAATTAAGCGCTCAGCAAGCTCAAGAGCCTTATCTGTTGTTGCGTAGAGACCGTGATCAGAAAAAGAATCAGATGTTACATTGATAATCCCCATTATATATGGGCCATCAATCAGTTTTAGTTGTTGCAATTGGCTCATTATAAAAATAACAAAACTGGGCAACCTAGCAAAATATCAACAGAAATATACCATGTTGATAAAAATATGGCCTGCGTATCAATTAATACGCAGGCCATATTGAATCGGGAAAAACTATTATGGGTTACACTTCAGCTTCTTGTGCCGGTGTTTCAGTTGCAACCGTTCCTGCCGGTTGCTTACTTTCTTTCTCCTTAACTGAAGCTGGAGATTGTGGTGATTGAGGTGGCCGTGGTGGCCGTCCATCCATAATATCTTTGATTTGCTCGCTATCGATCGTTTCCCACTCAAGCAGGGCTTTAGTCATAGCTTCTACTTTATCCCTATTCTCTTCTATAAGTTTACGAGCAAGCGCATACTGTTCATCAACGATACGACGAATTTCCATATCAACTTTCTGCATAGTTGCTTCACTTACATTTTTATGAGTAGTTACCGATCGCCCAAGGAATACTTCGCTTTCATTTTCACCGTAAACCATCGGTCCCAGTGTATCTGACATACCCCATTGAGTTACCATTCTTCTAGCCGTTTCAGTGGCACGCTCAAAGTCGTTGGAAGCACCTGTCGTCATTTGATTCATAAATATCTCTTCTGCGATACGCCCACCAAACATGACCGCGATAGTTTGTAGAATCTGGTCACGATCCATACTATATCTATCCTCCGCTGGTAACTGCATCGTCACACCCAGTGCTCGTCCACGAGGAATGATTGAAACTTTGTGCACTGGATCAGTTTTTGGTAAAAGATAAGCAACCACAGCATGCCCCGATTCATGATAAGCAGTATTACGACGCTCATTTTCAGGCATTACGACCGAGCGTCGCTCAGTACCCATGAGGATCTTATCTTTTGCGCGTTCAAAATCCTCCATATCCACTAAACGTTTGTTAGCCCGTGCCGCAAACAATGCTGCTTCGTTAACCAGATTGGCAAGATCTGCACCTGACATACCAGGGGTTCCCCTTGCAATTACATCCGCATGAACATTCGGAGAGATGGGCACCTTTCTCATATGAACCTGAAGAATTTGCTCACGACCTCGAATATCAGGAAGTGGCACAGTAACTTGCCGATCAAAACGACCTGGACGCAATAAAGCGGGATCAAGCACATCAGGACGATTGGTTGCTGCAATCACGATTACACCCATATTGCCTTCAAAACCATCCATCTCTACCAGCAATTGATTCAGTGTTTGCTCACGTTCATCATTACCACCCCCTAGACCAGCGCCGCGTTGCCGACCAACTGCATCAATCTCATCAATAAAAATAATGCAGGGTGCATGCTTCTTAGCCTGCTCAAACATGTCTCTTACCCTGGATGCACCAACACCCACGAACATCTCGACAAAATCAGAACCCGAAATACTGAAAAAAGGAACTTTCGCTTCTCCTGCTATAGCCCGAGCTAATAGTGTTTTTCCAGTTCCTGGATTACCTACCATGAGCACACCTCGCGGGATACGCCCACCTAATTTTTGGAATTTTGTAGGATCCCTCAGAAATTCGACCAATTCGGCTACTTCTTCTTTTGCTTCTTCGCAACCTGCAACATCTGCAAAGGTCACATGATTACTATTTTTGTCCAACATCCTGGCTTTACTTTTACCAAAAGAAAATGCTCCGCCACTTCGCCCACCGCCTTGCATTTGACGCATGAAGAAAATCCATACTGCAATCAGCAATAGCATAGGGAACCATGAAACAAAAATACTCATGAGCATAGAGGGCTCCTCTTCTGGCTTAGCTTCGACGATCACCCCTGCTCTGAGCAGGTCACTGACTAACCACGGATCTGACGGGGCATAAGTTATAAATTGCCGACCATCTGATTTAGTACCTTTAAGTGTGCGCCCATCAATAATCACTTTCGCAATCCTGCCTTGATTCATTTCATTGATGAACTGAGAGTACTCCAGCGGCGCCTGTAATGATTGACGTACAGTGAATTGATTGAATACGGTCATTAGCACCAACGCAATCACCAGCCAAATAGCCATATTTTTAATTAAATTATTCATGACAGCTCCTTGGTTTGCAGCTTAATAATGTACCAGAATATTAAGTTTCTCATTCTAATCCTATTTTGTAATATTTGTGACAAAACCGGTTATTTGAAAATATCTGATTGAATAAAATTTAATATCCGCCATTTAATTAACAAAACGTATATTCAGTCTAACAGATTTTTTCTAACCCTAATAAATATAGTTCGCTACTTCGATCTCGTGACGCCTTGGGTTTACGAACAACCACCTTTTTAAAGCTTGCTCGCATATCCTTCAGATATTGATCGAAATTACTCCCTTGAAAAAATTTGACAAGAAAATTGCCACCAGGGTTCAATTGTTCCCTGGAGAACACCAATGCCAATTCAGCAAGATAAGAACTACGTGCATGGTCACTGACTCCAATACCAGCTATATTGGGTGACATATCTGAAATCACAAGATCTATCGAACAATTTCCAAGACAAGTTTTAAATTCTCTCAGAATCGCTTCTTCGCTGAAATCACCCTGAATAAAAGTAACACCTCTCAAGGAAGGCATCTCGAGTATATCCAGCGCAAAAACTTTCCCATTTTTTCCTATTTTTTCAATGGCTACTTGTGACCAGCCACCAGGTGCTGCTCCTAAATCTATAACCGTCATTCCAGGTTTAAAAAGTTGATCTCGCTCAGCTATTTCTTTTAATTTATAGGCTGCTCTTGAGCGGTAACCTTCTTTTCTTGCTTGTTTAACAAAAAAGTCATTAACATGTTCTTTCATCCATGCTTTACTAGTTTTAGCAGACTTCATCAAGTAGTAAAATATAATTTTAGGAAAAATTTATTCTATGTTGAAACTTAATAGCTCCCAACGCCGATCGCTTGCTGCGCGAGCTCATCACATTAACCCAATCGTGATGATAGGTAAAGACGGTCTATCAGCAGGCGTAATGAGCGAACTCGATAAAGGGCTTTCAAACCACGAACTCATCAAAATTAAAATATTGAATGGAGATAGGAAAGCGAGAGCCTTGTTGCTAGAAGAAATCTGCCAGCAATTGGAAGCCTTTCCGGTCAATCATATCGGCAAAATTCTAGTAATTTATCGTCCAGAAACCGAAGGAAAGGAACCTGCCTGCTAAGCCTTGTCTCAAAAAATTACCTTAATCACAAAGGCATCTTTCAAGAAACAAATGTAACACAATGGTTTTACAGCAAATATTAAGTAGCCTCAGGAACAGGGGTAAGATTAAACCCCAGCTTCCGAGCGCGAACAGTCAGATGATGCAACACGCGTTGACGATATCGCTCCTCATAGTACTCCTGCCCTTTATCGACGTACTCGGTTCCTTTCGTTAGCATCGTGTAGATCAAGCGCGCCAGTTTGTGTGCTGTCGCTGTGATTGCCTTTGCCTTGTCGAGTCTGCCACATAATCTTCTGTAATAGGCACCCAGTGCAGACTGGCTGGATTTCAATGAAACTGCCGCCATGCGCAGTGCCTGAGCCGCACGGTTCGCTGTGCGCTTGCTTGCCCCCGATAGCACTTTTC
Proteins encoded in this region:
- the glmM gene encoding phosphoglucosamine mutase, coding for MDKKYFGTDGIRGRVGEFPITPEFIMHLGYSAGRIIATTDWHLAKGERPTVLIGKDTRVSGYMLESALEAGFSAAGVDVLLSGPLPTSAIAYLTRALRLQAGIVISASHNPFEDNGFKFFSSGGTKLPDDIEIEIEAGLNNPIQTMPSAGLGKVQRLKDATGRYIEFCKGTFPYDLDLRGLRIVVDCAHGATYHIAGHVMLELGADVITICAKPDGFNINHECGATHIAALQNAVIQHEADLGIALDGDGDRALMVDKEGIVYDGDMLLYIIAKHRKQKNILKGGVVGTLMTNLAIEKAFGELNIPFKRARVGDRHVLELLIKNNWQLGGEGSGHILCLDRHTTGDGIITALQVLYALRDTSLTLAEFTQDMVLFPQRLINVNVPKGFDFRNDLTINSSTQQAESDLGNDGRILLRASGTEPLIRVMVEGRMKQKVDHWAEQIATAVQHAANLQ
- the folP gene encoding dihydropteroate synthase — its product is MSQLQQLKLIDGPYIMGIINVTSDSFSDHGLYATTDKALELAERLIKEGADILDIGGESTRPGSLGTTLEEELRRVIPVVEILSQKNIPISVDTSKPEVMQAAISAGASIINDVNALQAPGAIEIAARSKATICLMHMQGNPRSMQNSPHYVDVVSEVKSFLQHRIDIAISSGIPYHRLIIDPGFGFGKTLKHNLELLRHLDQFVQINVPVLVGLSRKSMLGTITGNNVDNRVHASVAAALFAVTKGAKILRVHDVKATKDAIMIHNALVNEEYC
- the ftsH gene encoding ATP-dependent zinc metalloprotease FtsH; protein product: MNNLIKNMAIWLVIALVLMTVFNQFTVRQSLQAPLEYSQFINEMNQGRIAKVIIDGRTLKGTKSDGRQFITYAPSDPWLVSDLLRAGVIVEAKPEEEPSMLMSIFVSWFPMLLLIAVWIFFMRQMQGGGRSGGAFSFGKSKARMLDKNSNHVTFADVAGCEEAKEEVAELVEFLRDPTKFQKLGGRIPRGVLMVGNPGTGKTLLARAIAGEAKVPFFSISGSDFVEMFVGVGASRVRDMFEQAKKHAPCIIFIDEIDAVGRQRGAGLGGGNDEREQTLNQLLVEMDGFEGNMGVIVIAATNRPDVLDPALLRPGRFDRQVTVPLPDIRGREQILQVHMRKVPISPNVHADVIARGTPGMSGADLANLVNEAALFAARANKRLVDMEDFERAKDKILMGTERRSVVMPENERRNTAYHESGHAVVAYLLPKTDPVHKVSIIPRGRALGVTMQLPAEDRYSMDRDQILQTIAVMFGGRIAEEIFMNQMTTGASNDFERATETARRMVTQWGMSDTLGPMVYGENESEVFLGRSVTTHKNVSEATMQKVDMEIRRIVDEQYALARKLIEENRDKVEAMTKALLEWETIDSEQIKDIMDGRPPRPPQSPQSPASVKEKESKQPAGTVATETPAQEAEV
- a CDS encoding RlmE family RNA methyltransferase, whose product is MKSAKTSKAWMKEHVNDFFVKQARKEGYRSRAAYKLKEIAERDQLFKPGMTVIDLGAAPGGWSQVAIEKIGKNGKVFALDILEMPSLRGVTFIQGDFSEEAILREFKTCLGNCSIDLVISDMSPNIAGIGVSDHARSSYLAELALVFSREQLNPGGNFLVKFFQGSNFDQYLKDMRASFKKVVVRKPKASRDRSSELYLLGLEKIC
- the yhbY gene encoding ribosome assembly RNA-binding protein YhbY: MLKLNSSQRRSLAARAHHINPIVMIGKDGLSAGVMSELDKGLSNHELIKIKILNGDRKARALLLEEICQQLEAFPVNHIGKILVIYRPETEGKEPAC